CGTCGTGGGTTCTGCTTAATTTGCTCCAATAAGTGGAGAATAAATCGTAACATCAAATGTCCTTGCTGAATCGCCTCAAAAACATCTTCCGGGTACAGTCTCACGAAACTCAAATCCTGATCATCGCCATTGCGATTTTCGTCATTGAGTTTTTGAAGCTTACCTTCTTCTCAGCAATCATTGGAACGATCGTTGTACTTGCCGTTTCCTGGTTCATCTCTTTTTTGATCATCAAGATCTTCGATCGTAATGGCGATTATTCGCTACAAACGATCTGGAAAACATTGTTGGTTATTTATCTGGTGTATTTACTGGTTTCGTGGTTGTTGTGATTGTGCTACGCACTGCCTTGCCGGCAGGCAGGGGTGAACCTCATCCTTCGAGGACCTCAGGGTACGGGGATTTTTCTTGGAATGTTTCATAGAAAAGCACCTTGAGGCACTCGTAAGGTGCTTAGTACTCCTGTGGCATCACATAATTCGGATAGATCTTAAAGTGGGCTTTGGCCACTTCATCGAAGATCAGTTTTCGTAATTCTTCCAGGTTGAATTTAGTTTTTACGGAAGTGAAAATGGAAGGAATACTGTGCGCATTAACTTTTTCTACGGCCTCCTCATCGGGAAGCATGTCTATTTTGTTGAACACCTTGATGGTCCGAATATCTGAAGCGCCAATCTCATTTAGGGTCTCTTCGACAACCCGAATGTGATCTTCGTAGGCAGGATTGCTCACATCCACTACATGCAGTAGCAGATCCGCTTCCTGCACTTCCGCTAGTGTACTTTTGAATGACTCAATGAGATTGTGAGGCAATTTTCGGATGAAGCCAACGGTATCGGAAAGTAAAAAAGGCACCTGATTGATCACTACCTTTCTCACAGTGGAGTCTACCGTCGCAAAAAGTTCGTCTTTGGCATACACTTGCTCCTTACTCAAGGATCGCATTAAACTAGATTTTCCGGCATTGGTGTAACCCACCAACGCTACGCGTACAATATTGCTCCTGGACTTTCTTCTCGTCTCGGCTTGCTTCTCTACTTTATCCAACTGCTTACGGAGCAAAGTGATGCGGTCCCGAATGATTCTTCTATCCGTCTCAATTTCTTTCTCTCCGGCTCCACCCCGAGTACCCGTTCCCCCTCTTTGTCGCTCAAGGTGGGTCCACATCCGGGTCAACCTTGGAAGCAAATATTGAAATCTGGCCAACTCTACTTGCGTCTTGGCCTGGGAAGTCTTGGCACGCTTCAGGAAAATATCCAGGATCAACAAACTCCGATCATAGATTTTTACCTTGAGTTCTTTTTCAAGGTTCCTCAGTTGTGAAGGAGACAGGTCATCATCAAAAATGATCACATCGATCTTTTCAACCGTGATGTACTCTTTAATTTCTTGCAATTTGCCCTTGCCTACAAAAGTTCGGGTATCCGGGAATTGTAGTTTTTGAGCAAAACGTTTTTTGGTGTCGATGTTCAGCGTTTGTGCCAGGAACTCCAACTCATCAAGAAACTCCTTGATTTTCAAGTCAGACTCCTGCTTTGGCGCCACGGTTACCAAAATACCAGTATCATTCTCTATTTTCGTGTCAATCATCTTTCCCATGGCAAACGGCAAGTTTTTCAGCCCAGTTTGCAAAACTGCTATGTTTCTGTCAATTTTTTGATAACACTAAGCGCTCGATGTTGAAAACGCAATATCAATTCTCAATATGACTATCGGCATTATCATCAATAAAGCCTGGAACATCTACAACTTCAGAAGTAGCATTATCCGACATTTCATTAATGAAGGGCACGATGTTGTGGCCATTGCCCCACGGGATGAATACGTTGAAAGACTTGAAGCTATGGGCTGCAGATTCAGGGATTTACCCATGAGTGGAAGTGGCGTCAATCCATTTAGTGACCTTCTGCTGCTATGGCGAATCAGAAGGATCATCAAAGATGAAAAATTGGACGTACTTCTCACATACACCATCAAGCCCAATGTATATGGTTCTATCGCAGGTCGTCTACTCAATACGCCAGTCATTTGCAATATCAGTGGGTTGGGAACCACTTTTGTTTGGAACAATCTGGTTTCAAAAATTGCCATCTTCCTCTACAATGTTTCCGTAAGAAAAGCGTCCCATGTGTTTTTCCAGAACCCTGAGGACATGGAACTATTTCTGAGCAAAGTGCCAGTTCCGGAAAACAATGTGGGATTGCTCAATGGTTCAGGAATCGATCTTAAATCTTTTTCAGCGGCACCAAAGCTACCCGGAAAGGCACCTGTTTTTCTGATGATCGGACGTCTCATAATTGAAAAAGGGGCCTATGAGTACGCAGAAGCGGCTCAAATCATTAAACAAGAATTTCCAGCTACTCAGTTTTGGATGCTCGGGAAATGGGATCAGCTAGACAAACGATCAGTAAAACAGGAAGACCTTGATCACTGGCAAGAAAAAGGATTCATTCATTACAAAGGCACGACAGATGATGTCAAAACCATGATCGTTGAAGCAGATGTGGTTGTTCTTCCTTCTTACCGGGAGGGAGCCCCCAGAACATTAATAGAAGCGGGAGCGATGAGCCGCCCTCTGATTGCAACAGATGTCCCCGGTTGCAGGCATGTGGTTTCAGATGGTTTCAATGGATATTTGTGTGAAGTAAAGTCCGGCAAGCAACTAGCTGATGCCATTCGAAAGTACCTGGTCTTAGAAAATCAAGAGAAATTACAGTTAGCGAAAAACAGCCGCATCTACATGGAAAGTAACTATGATGAAAAAAAGGTGATCATTGCTTATCAAGAAGTAATCTCGTCCATTGTAGTAAAATGATTATATCAGCTCCTAAGTAGTTGAATTGGAACTTTAACTTTAACTTTACAAGGATTTAAGTGCGTCAATGAACAGCAAATTCCCGCCACATTTTTGCGTTATTTTTCTTTTACTTCTGAGTTCCTGCAATGTATACAAGCAGGATATCATGTTCAGACTGGATGAAGGAGCAAGCGCTCTTCAGAAATCTGTAGACATGGCCGAACGTAATTATGTTATTCAAGAGGACGATCTCCTGACAATCGATGTATTCACCAATGATGGTGAAAGGATCATAGATCCTGATTTCGAATTGATGCGAGATGTTCC
This DNA window, taken from Cytophagales bacterium, encodes the following:
- the hflX gene encoding GTPase HflX, with the translated sequence MGKMIDTKIENDTGILVTVAPKQESDLKIKEFLDELEFLAQTLNIDTKKRFAQKLQFPDTRTFVGKGKLQEIKEYITVEKIDVIIFDDDLSPSQLRNLEKELKVKIYDRSLLILDIFLKRAKTSQAKTQVELARFQYLLPRLTRMWTHLERQRGGTGTRGGAGEKEIETDRRIIRDRITLLRKQLDKVEKQAETRRKSRSNIVRVALVGYTNAGKSSLMRSLSKEQVYAKDELFATVDSTVRKVVINQVPFLLSDTVGFIRKLPHNLIESFKSTLAEVQEADLLLHVVDVSNPAYEDHIRVVEETLNEIGASDIRTIKVFNKIDMLPDEEAVEKVNAHSIPSIFTSVKTKFNLEELRKLIFDEVAKAHFKIYPNYVMPQEY
- a CDS encoding glycosyltransferase family 4 protein, translated to MTIGIIINKAWNIYNFRSSIIRHFINEGHDVVAIAPRDEYVERLEAMGCRFRDLPMSGSGVNPFSDLLLLWRIRRIIKDEKLDVLLTYTIKPNVYGSIAGRLLNTPVICNISGLGTTFVWNNLVSKIAIFLYNVSVRKASHVFFQNPEDMELFLSKVPVPENNVGLLNGSGIDLKSFSAAPKLPGKAPVFLMIGRLIIEKGAYEYAEAAQIIKQEFPATQFWMLGKWDQLDKRSVKQEDLDHWQEKGFIHYKGTTDDVKTMIVEADVVVLPSYREGAPRTLIEAGAMSRPLIATDVPGCRHVVSDGFNGYLCEVKSGKQLADAIRKYLVLENQEKLQLAKNSRIYMESNYDEKKVIIAYQEVISSIVVK